A stretch of the Polyangiaceae bacterium genome encodes the following:
- a CDS encoding WYL domain-containing protein, with protein MPRPGPEAETVHRLWTLLRLIPRRPRRADTGALKRQLDTEGIEVTPRSLQRDLKHLAARFPNLHCDERSKPYGWSWDGDVPLLEIPGMGLGSAVTFELVQAHLTHTLPRSTLRTLDPYFARAREVIRNTENAKLARWPSKVRVLPRGLSMRAPEVSPRVLDVVYSALLEDRRLRAHYRPRHAPEAKKYELNPLGLVVRDGTLALVCTFFDYDDPHYVLLHRMTQAELLETAARRPKGFDLDAFLARGGVGFVHGDPIALEALVAREVAITLHETPLSSDQELTPAGDEHELLRATVPNTLDLRGWLQSYGPLIEVKKPVALRKELAERARQLARMYGKRGGK; from the coding sequence ATGCCGCGTCCTGGTCCTGAAGCAGAGACGGTCCACCGGCTGTGGACCTTGCTCCGGCTCATCCCCCGCCGGCCGCGCCGCGCCGACACCGGAGCGCTCAAGCGCCAGCTCGACACGGAGGGCATCGAGGTCACGCCGCGCAGCCTTCAGCGCGACCTGAAGCACCTCGCTGCGCGGTTTCCCAACCTCCATTGCGACGAGCGCTCCAAGCCCTACGGCTGGAGCTGGGACGGTGACGTGCCCTTGCTCGAAATCCCGGGCATGGGCCTCGGCTCCGCGGTGACCTTCGAGCTCGTGCAAGCCCATCTGACCCACACGCTCCCGCGCAGCACGCTCAGGACCCTCGACCCCTACTTCGCTCGGGCGCGCGAGGTGATCCGCAACACGGAGAACGCGAAGCTCGCGCGCTGGCCCAGCAAGGTGCGGGTGTTGCCGCGGGGCCTGTCAATGCGGGCGCCCGAGGTGTCGCCCCGCGTGCTGGACGTGGTCTACAGCGCCTTGCTCGAGGATCGCCGCCTGCGCGCGCACTACCGGCCCAGGCACGCGCCCGAAGCCAAGAAATACGAGCTGAACCCGCTCGGGTTGGTGGTGCGCGACGGGACCTTGGCGCTGGTGTGCACGTTCTTCGACTACGACGATCCCCACTACGTGCTCTTGCATCGAATGACGCAGGCCGAGCTGCTGGAGACGGCAGCGCGGCGGCCGAAGGGCTTCGACCTCGACGCCTTCCTGGCACGCGGCGGGGTCGGCTTCGTGCACGGCGATCCCATCGCGCTCGAGGCGCTGGTGGCCCGCGAGGTCGCCATCACCCTGCACGAGACGCCGCTCAGCTCCGACCAAGAGCTCACCCCCGCGGGCGACGAGCACGAGCTCCTACGCGCGACGGTGCCGAACACGCTCGACTTGCGCGGGTGGCTCCAGAGTTACGGCCCGCTCATCGAGGTGAAGAAGCCCGTGGCGTTGCGCAAAGAGCTGGCGGAGCGCGCGCGGCAGCTCGCTCGTATGTACGGGAAGCGCGGGGGGAAGTAG
- a CDS encoding transposase zinc-binding domain-containing protein, giving the protein MAWPPALRSHSRALALRHRPEGPCSTRRWRSTGGVPRARGGARRTAALRGEGVRGALRCGRLEHGCLHLVCRECGYSELVAFSCKQRGFCPPASVGGWRTPPSTWSRASCRACPFAIGSAHCPGDCEPCSATTGLCAEVVSAFMAEVDRSLRWRAKRQLGLASVADAHTGGVAAVQRTDSALRLNVHFHSLVLDGVYVHENDDPRSPLEFRELDTPTRTDIAEVAARTAARVESSSSARQEPRPELVEDTPPELALDEPGLAACYAAAAQGLRERRPRWPAAASPHRLARPTARPAPSMRPTSPSQRCAVSTSTPCRSWTGGTAVAWSGSASTSRAPVAQDRLERRADGKLELTFRGVARRHASARVRAS; this is encoded by the coding sequence GTGGCGTGGCCACCTGCACTGCGCTCGCACAGCCGAGCGCTCGCGCTCCGCCACCGGCCGGAAGGACCGTGCTCTACCAGACGGTGGCGGAGCACTGGCGGCGTTCCTCGAGCGCGCGGAGGAGCACGGCGGACTGCCGCGCTTCGTGGTGAAGGAGTTCGAGGAGCACTTCGCTGCGGGCGTCTCGAGCACGGGTGTCTGCATCTGGTCTGTCGCGAGTGCGGCTACTCCGAGCTCGTCGCCTTCTCCTGCAAACAGCGCGGATTCTGCCCTCCTGCCTCGGTCGGCGGATGGCGGACACCGCCGTCCACTTGGAGCAGAGCGTCCTGCCGCGCGTGCCCATTCGCCATTGGATCTGCTCACTGCCCTGGGGACTGCGAGCCTTGCTCGGCTACGACCGGGCTCTGCGCCGAGGTGGTGAGCGCGTTCATGGCAGAGGTGGACCGCTCACTGCGCTGGCGAGCGAAGCGCCAGCTCGGGCTAGCGAGCGTCGCAGACGCGCACACGGGCGGCGTGGCCGCGGTGCAGAGGACGGACAGCGCGCTGCGCCTGAACGTCCACTTCCACTCGCTGGTGCTCGACGGCGTTTACGTTCACGAGAACGACGACCCGCGCTCGCCGCTCGAGTTTCGCGAGCTCGACACGCCCACGCGAACCGACATCGCCGAGGTGGCCGCGCGCACCGCCGCTCGCGTCGAGAGCTCCTCGAGCGCACGGCAAGAGCCTCGACCCGAGCTCGTCGAGGACACGCCACCAGAGCTCGCCCTCGACGAGCCTGGCCTGGCCGCCTGCTACGCCGCCGCCGCGCAGGGCCTCCGTGAGCGGCGACCGCGCTGGCCAGCCGCCGCTTCGCCTCATCGCCTCGCCCGACCCACCGCGCGCCCCGCGCCGTCGATGCGACCGACCAGCCCATCGCAGAGGTGCGCGGTATCAACATCCACGCCGTGCAGGTCGTGGACGGGCGGGACCGCCGTCGCGTGGAGCGGCTCTGCAAGTACATCACGCGCCCCCGTCGCGCAGGACCGCCTCGAGCGCCGCGCGGACGGCAAGCTCGAGCTGACGTTCAGAGGTGTGGCGCGACGGCACGCGAGCGCTCGTGTTCGAGCCAGCTGA
- a CDS encoding DUF559 domain-containing protein has product MSWKTTHSQVIEARARAMRFAQTPTEEALWRELRGGKLGAVVRRQYVVGRYIADFAVPSVRVVIEVDGAYHASRRAADARRDRELGRRGWRVLRLPAELVARDLREAVARVRAVLGSDG; this is encoded by the coding sequence ATGTCTTGGAAGACCACTCACTCGCAAGTCATCGAAGCTCGGGCGCGCGCCATGCGCTTTGCGCAGACGCCCACGGAGGAGGCGCTGTGGCGGGAGCTGCGTGGCGGGAAGCTGGGCGCGGTCGTCCGACGTCAGTACGTCGTCGGCCGGTACATCGCGGACTTCGCCGTGCCCTCCGTGCGCGTCGTGATTGAGGTCGATGGCGCGTACCACGCCAGCCGGCGTGCGGCCGATGCGCGCCGGGACCGGGAGCTTGGTCGCCGCGGGTGGCGGGTGTTGCGGCTGCCGGCGGAGCTCGTTGCCCGGGACCTCAGGGAAGCGGTCGCGCGCGTGCGCGCGGTGCTCGGCAGCGATGGGTGA
- a CDS encoding lecithin retinol acyltransferase family protein produces MDGARRSAFAAVANSPVEEGIQVSMVLKRGDKIRVRGPYATWHYGMYIGRYFDDRRGLIEHAVVHNSKVQHGVVIDGLARFSGGKQVQIERRAVPGYENVVAQRALRLVGSEYNLLKFNCEHMVNVAQTGEHKSQQLRNAAGLSALGLFALALVGSSDRPRYDRTVGRYRDKQGRFASR; encoded by the coding sequence GTGGATGGTGCCAGGCGATCCGCCTTCGCGGCCGTAGCCAACAGCCCCGTCGAGGAGGGTATTCAAGTGAGCATGGTTCTGAAGAGAGGCGACAAGATTCGAGTTCGTGGCCCCTACGCGACTTGGCACTACGGCATGTACATCGGCCGGTACTTCGATGATCGGCGCGGCTTGATCGAGCACGCCGTCGTCCACAATTCGAAAGTGCAGCACGGCGTGGTCATCGATGGCCTCGCGCGTTTCTCCGGCGGGAAGCAGGTCCAGATCGAGCGGCGCGCGGTTCCGGGCTATGAAAACGTCGTTGCGCAGCGCGCTCTCAGGTTGGTGGGCTCCGAGTACAACCTGCTCAAGTTCAACTGCGAGCACATGGTGAACGTGGCGCAGACTGGCGAGCACAAGAGCCAGCAGCTCCGAAACGCCGCTGGGCTTTCGGCGTTGGGTCTGTTCGCGCTTGCCCTGGTGGGCTCCAGCGACCGGCCGCGCTACGACAGGACCGTCGGTCGATACCGCGACAAGCAGGGTCGCTTCGCTTCCAGGTGA
- a CDS encoding transposase, which translates to MLYQTVAEHWPAFLERAEEHGGLPRFVVKEFEEYLRCGRLEHGCLHLVCRECGYSELVAFSCKQRGFCPSCLGRRMADTAVHLEQSVLPRVPIRHWICSLPWGLRALLGYDRKLCAEVVSAFMAEVDRSLRWRAKRQLGLASVADAHTGGVAAVQRTDSALRLNVHFHSLVLDGVYVHENDDPRSPLEFRELDTPTRTDIAEVAARTAARVEKLLRAHGKSLDPELVEDTPPELALDEPGLAACYAAAAQGLSVSGDRAGQPPLRLIASPDPPARPRAVDATDQPIAEVRGINIHAVQVVDGRDRRRVERLCKYITRPPVAQDRLERRADGKLELTFKKVWRDGTRALVFEPADLIPRLVAAVPPPRFHLLRYFGVLSSHSSRRRLVVPTPALDDATANKPPPARGDQLELIGDTDDAPAPRKRWAWLLAHVFAADVETCPRCSGPMRWAEVANTRAQITRLLAEHGLGPRAPPATRVGVSVPEQLMLGFGKE; encoded by the coding sequence GTGCTCTACCAGACGGTGGCGGAGCACTGGCCGGCGTTCCTCGAGCGCGCGGAGGAGCACGGCGGACTGCCGCGCTTCGTGGTGAAGGAGTTCGAGGAGTACCTTCGCTGCGGGCGTCTCGAGCACGGGTGTCTGCATCTGGTCTGTCGCGAGTGCGGCTACTCCGAGCTCGTCGCCTTCTCCTGCAAACAGCGCGGATTCTGCCCCTCCTGCCTCGGTCGGCGGATGGCGGACACCGCCGTCCACTTGGAGCAGAGCGTCCTGCCGCGCGTGCCCATTCGCCATTGGATCTGCTCACTGCCCTGGGGACTGCGAGCCTTGCTCGGCTACGACCGGAAGCTCTGCGCCGAGGTGGTGAGCGCGTTCATGGCAGAGGTGGACCGCTCACTGCGCTGGCGAGCGAAGCGCCAGCTCGGGCTAGCGAGCGTCGCAGACGCGCACACGGGCGGCGTGGCCGCGGTGCAGAGGACGGACAGCGCGCTGCGCCTGAACGTCCACTTCCACTCGCTGGTGCTCGACGGCGTTTACGTTCACGAGAACGACGACCCGCGCTCGCCGCTCGAGTTTCGCGAGCTCGACACGCCCACGCGAACCGACATCGCCGAGGTGGCCGCGCGCACCGCCGCTCGCGTCGAGAAGCTCCTCCGAGCGCACGGCAAGAGCCTCGACCCCGAGCTCGTCGAGGACACGCCACCAGAGCTCGCCCTCGACGAGCCTGGCCTGGCCGCCTGCTACGCCGCCGCCGCGCAGGGCCTCTCCGTGAGCGGCGACCGCGCTGGCCAGCCGCCGCTTCGCCTCATCGCCTCGCCCGACCCACCCGCGCGCCCCCGCGCCGTCGATGCGACCGACCAGCCCATCGCAGAGGTGCGCGGTATCAACATCCACGCCGTGCAGGTCGTGGACGGGCGGGACCGCCGTCGCGTGGAGCGGCTCTGCAAGTACATCACGCGCCCCCCCGTCGCGCAGGACCGCCTCGAGCGCCGCGCGGACGGCAAGCTCGAGCTGACGTTCAAGAAGGTGTGGCGCGACGGCACGCGAGCGCTCGTGTTCGAGCCAGCTGACCTCATCCCGCGGCTCGTCGCTGCTGTGCCCCCGCCGCGATTCCACTTGCTCCGGTACTTCGGCGTACTCTCGAGCCACTCCTCGCGCCGGCGTCTCGTCGTGCCCACGCCCGCGCTCGACGACGCGACCGCGAACAAGCCCCCGCCTGCTCGCGGCGATCAGCTCGAGCTGATCGGCGACACGGACGACGCGCCCGCACCCCGAAAGCGGTGGGCCTGGCTCCTCGCTCACGTCTTCGCCGCCGACGTGGAGACCTGCCCGCGCTGCTCGGGGCCCATGCGCTGGGCCGAGGTCGCCAACACCCGCGCCCAGATCACCCGCCTGCTCGCGGAGCATGGCCTCGGCCCGAGGGCCCCGCCTGCGACCCGTGTCGGCGTTAGCGTGCCCGAGCAGTTGATGTTGGGGTTCGGGAAGGAGTGA
- a CDS encoding ATP-binding protein, with the protein MKVTRSIKVADLQSLEEGTYYVRIDGYDTDGALLTHAPRRVDANDPSSRAENETERFLVVRGAEGVEPDEVRATFAASLLDAWVRVAQRSLGPKQRELVPNRAEVRGEWDEPMGAPLKGDVHFELRGDGFTGFSVIVPSLLRRIEKEILQHPGQLGVYTLSFVDARSLSDVEVRRKEVVSLGDSPEAAVFLESREALFLAISEHHLQRDGDAGEDIARRAGLVESVDLGPLRELVERYAEAYVKLAGLSVAADRAASAASVVRALGHLDVIELRWRHSPGDPGRALLVAPTHPVRLLWHFRHTQVCADAVQAWEEQTKQAPDWRQLTDQLREDLLPMNLPMVLFDRRGRGYVEHTPLTQFWPLYLPDRGEGDLPIDAVATRDRVLSHMGVRDRNIALTTVDTWDVASRLYEYLEQHPYVDQLRLNVFNPGDGRLVADVLRYLEEIRLYDDKGQLRPTPPSLRYAVQLFAAAEFVDTTGDGLEGLLDPERQVGSDDEFTLGTNNHLLPKLVFARCPVGEFLQNPERFPAHVSILLEQFVVHSRVGRVDDLRRGSYVGGLVQEPETRVEHQAPSHFGWVKGLCPLARPGATDQEALLQSAVAGAQRVQASLATGLPVDATLAPVVALQLDPAGQALLKQVHDVSDWVLTLDRNLGLDYFDSPSSAREAGYLLDFAPEYLHEDRQRILLTTRSHVELENLVRPIMTRYGLPVEPGDEVLVLETLRSLSGRLALKLEGGRNQAAEVVGLLLARWLLERVGLLEQRVVIPLDAHRSWFDDDGTAQRRADLLLVGFQEPNMLRFDIVEVKLREELNPSARSDLYASMRRQTESTAEQLRTLFAQDLYPQPRADGALRSKELASALSFYVRRARRYELLSPEETERALSMLERLDEGYELDIRSLGVVFEHKGHGLHVDEEEPGFTVHRFGGDKARQLLADAAGRLVDRNSRLSERQGGSYRPPPSSVDRSAEAAALRDDELTLFRNALVTGVAQAAYPAPPRTAAPSIRDSQRAPAYQPKAPPEISTPSAAPPPPAPAASAVSLGPTQPPMSPGPPCSVGTLPSAEAPPAQAPPAAPAAQPEPTPHPVEPATAPASIADILIGATEFSPQYGVIGASGSHKVAVDLNGCNTISLFGVQGFGKSYTLGVIAEMASVSVPGINVLPSPLATVIFHYHKSDAYEPEYASAVAPNRKQSEVDRLLLEYGARPAGLRDVVLLVPTAKVEQRRREYPGVTVEPITFASAELDTEAWKFLLGAYGNDSLYIRQLVAIMRRHRNALTLDKFRQDVAAAQLAPAAQRLADDRINLAEPYIDDSKRLGVLLRPGRTVIVDLRDEWIEKDEALGLFVVMLRIFAATKFDGHEFNKLVVFDEAHKYITESDLIGQVVETIREMRHQATSVVIASQDPLSVPRAVIELTSVLILHRMTSPQWLKHLKSAIVALEGVSEGHLAALAPGEALIWAQRATDKRFSLRPQKLHVRPRFTQHGGGTKTAVAGATVR; encoded by the coding sequence GTGAAGGTCACGCGCTCCATCAAGGTAGCGGATCTTCAGTCCCTTGAAGAGGGGACCTACTACGTGAGGATCGACGGCTACGACACCGACGGCGCCCTGCTGACGCATGCGCCTCGGCGAGTGGACGCGAACGATCCAAGCAGCCGCGCGGAGAACGAAACGGAGAGGTTTCTCGTCGTTCGGGGCGCTGAAGGCGTCGAGCCCGATGAGGTACGTGCAACCTTCGCAGCGTCGTTGCTCGACGCCTGGGTGCGAGTTGCCCAGCGGTCGCTCGGGCCGAAGCAGAGGGAGTTGGTCCCCAACCGCGCGGAGGTGAGGGGCGAATGGGATGAGCCCATGGGTGCACCGCTCAAGGGCGACGTGCACTTCGAGCTTCGCGGTGATGGATTCACTGGTTTTTCGGTGATTGTGCCCTCGCTGCTCCGTCGAATCGAGAAGGAGATCCTCCAGCATCCAGGTCAGCTTGGGGTCTACACGCTGTCCTTCGTTGACGCCCGTTCTCTTTCGGACGTGGAGGTGAGAAGGAAAGAAGTGGTGTCCCTCGGCGACAGCCCCGAGGCCGCGGTCTTCCTCGAGAGTCGTGAGGCCCTGTTCCTGGCCATAAGCGAGCATCACCTTCAGCGCGACGGTGACGCCGGCGAGGACATCGCCCGCCGAGCGGGTCTCGTCGAGAGTGTCGATCTTGGCCCACTCCGCGAGCTGGTTGAGCGTTATGCCGAGGCGTATGTGAAACTCGCAGGGCTGTCCGTCGCCGCTGATCGAGCGGCTTCCGCTGCCAGTGTTGTGCGAGCACTCGGACACCTTGACGTCATCGAGCTGCGGTGGCGCCACAGCCCTGGCGACCCTGGCAGGGCGCTGCTGGTCGCCCCGACGCATCCCGTTCGGCTGCTGTGGCACTTTCGGCATACCCAGGTCTGTGCCGACGCAGTCCAGGCGTGGGAAGAGCAGACCAAGCAGGCGCCGGACTGGCGTCAGCTCACCGATCAGCTGCGAGAAGACTTGCTTCCAATGAATCTTCCGATGGTGCTCTTCGACCGGCGCGGGCGTGGATATGTCGAGCACACTCCGCTCACGCAGTTCTGGCCGCTCTACCTACCCGATCGCGGAGAGGGAGATCTTCCGATTGATGCAGTCGCGACGCGGGACCGAGTGCTGTCGCACATGGGCGTGCGAGACCGGAATATCGCGCTGACTACGGTGGACACGTGGGATGTCGCGTCCCGCCTCTACGAGTACCTGGAGCAGCATCCGTACGTCGACCAGTTGAGGTTAAACGTGTTCAATCCTGGCGACGGTCGGCTTGTTGCCGACGTGCTCCGGTACCTGGAGGAGATTCGCCTCTACGACGATAAAGGTCAGCTTCGTCCAACCCCCCCGTCGCTGCGATACGCCGTGCAGCTGTTCGCGGCCGCGGAGTTCGTGGACACGACGGGAGACGGTCTCGAGGGATTGCTTGACCCTGAACGGCAGGTCGGCAGCGATGACGAGTTCACACTCGGAACCAACAATCATCTTTTGCCGAAGTTGGTCTTCGCTCGTTGCCCGGTGGGTGAGTTTCTCCAGAATCCCGAGCGCTTCCCGGCGCACGTTTCGATTCTGCTCGAGCAGTTCGTGGTGCACAGCCGAGTCGGGCGTGTCGACGACCTCCGCCGCGGTTCCTACGTCGGTGGGCTGGTGCAGGAGCCGGAGACGCGTGTGGAACACCAGGCCCCGTCCCATTTCGGTTGGGTGAAAGGCCTTTGTCCGCTGGCGCGACCGGGGGCGACTGATCAGGAAGCGTTGCTTCAGTCGGCCGTTGCGGGTGCGCAGCGCGTTCAGGCCAGTCTCGCCACGGGGCTCCCGGTCGATGCGACACTTGCCCCAGTCGTTGCGCTTCAACTGGACCCGGCTGGGCAAGCCCTCCTGAAACAGGTTCACGATGTTTCAGATTGGGTGCTCACACTCGACCGAAACCTCGGCCTCGACTACTTCGACAGCCCCTCGTCTGCACGAGAAGCTGGGTATCTCTTGGACTTCGCGCCGGAGTATCTTCACGAAGACCGGCAGCGCATCCTGCTCACGACGCGAAGTCACGTCGAGCTCGAGAACCTCGTTCGCCCGATCATGACCCGTTACGGACTTCCAGTCGAACCGGGCGATGAGGTGCTGGTGTTGGAGACGCTCCGGTCGCTCTCAGGTCGGCTTGCCCTCAAGCTTGAGGGGGGACGTAACCAGGCGGCGGAGGTGGTTGGACTGTTGCTTGCTAGGTGGTTGCTGGAACGCGTCGGGCTCCTCGAACAGCGTGTTGTAATACCGCTCGATGCACATCGATCCTGGTTCGACGACGACGGTACCGCGCAACGACGAGCGGACCTGCTGCTGGTCGGGTTTCAGGAGCCGAACATGCTGCGCTTCGACATCGTCGAGGTGAAACTTCGTGAGGAGCTGAATCCAAGTGCGCGGAGCGATCTGTACGCTTCGATGCGCCGCCAGACAGAGAGTACGGCCGAGCAGCTCCGCACGCTGTTCGCGCAGGACCTGTACCCACAGCCCCGCGCCGACGGAGCGCTGCGCTCCAAGGAGCTCGCCAGTGCGCTTTCCTTCTATGTTCGACGCGCGAGGCGCTATGAGCTGCTGTCGCCGGAGGAGACCGAGCGAGCGCTCAGCATGCTCGAGCGCTTGGACGAAGGGTATGAGCTCGACATTCGCTCCCTCGGCGTCGTCTTCGAGCACAAGGGCCACGGCCTCCACGTCGATGAGGAGGAGCCTGGCTTCACAGTCCATCGTTTCGGTGGGGACAAAGCGCGGCAACTTTTGGCGGATGCTGCGGGGCGTCTGGTCGACCGCAACTCCCGCCTCAGCGAGCGCCAGGGCGGGTCCTACCGACCTCCACCGTCGTCCGTGGACCGCAGTGCCGAGGCTGCTGCCCTCCGCGATGACGAACTGACGCTATTCCGCAACGCACTGGTCACCGGGGTGGCGCAAGCTGCCTACCCCGCGCCGCCGCGCACGGCCGCGCCGTCCATCCGCGACAGCCAACGTGCACCGGCGTACCAACCGAAGGCCCCGCCGGAGATTTCGACCCCGAGCGCAGCCCCGCCACCGCCTGCTCCGGCTGCTTCCGCCGTGTCCCTCGGCCCCACCCAACCTCCTATGTCGCCAGGCCCACCCTGCTCGGTCGGGACCCTGCCGTCGGCGGAGGCACCCCCAGCTCAGGCTCCACCCGCGGCGCCCGCTGCACAGCCAGAACCAACCCCACACCCCGTCGAACCAGCGACCGCACCCGCGAGCATTGCCGACATCCTCATCGGGGCCACCGAGTTTTCGCCACAATATGGCGTGATTGGCGCGAGCGGTTCGCACAAAGTCGCGGTGGACCTGAATGGCTGCAACACGATCAGCTTGTTCGGCGTTCAGGGCTTCGGGAAGTCCTACACTTTGGGGGTGATTGCGGAGATGGCATCTGTTTCGGTGCCGGGCATCAACGTGCTGCCGTCGCCGCTCGCGACCGTCATCTTTCACTACCACAAGAGCGACGCCTACGAACCCGAGTACGCGTCGGCGGTCGCACCGAATCGAAAGCAGAGCGAAGTCGATCGACTTCTGCTCGAGTACGGTGCCCGCCCAGCCGGACTCCGGGACGTGGTGCTGCTCGTGCCAACAGCCAAGGTCGAGCAGAGGCGTCGCGAGTACCCTGGGGTGACGGTTGAGCCAATCACGTTCGCTTCTGCAGAGCTCGACACCGAGGCATGGAAGTTCCTGCTCGGAGCCTACGGCAACGACTCCCTCTACATCCGGCAGCTCGTCGCGATCATGCGGCGTCACCGGAATGCGCTGACGCTAGACAAATTCCGTCAAGATGTTGCCGCAGCTCAGCTCGCGCCTGCCGCGCAACGGCTCGCCGATGATCGGATTAACCTCGCAGAACCGTACATTGACGACAGCAAGCGACTCGGTGTGCTGCTGCGGCCCGGCCGCACCGTCATCGTTGACCTGCGCGACGAGTGGATCGAAAAGGATGAGGCGCTTGGCCTCTTCGTCGTAATGCTCAGGATCTTCGCGGCGACGAAGTTCGATGGGCACGAGTTCAACAAGCTCGTCGTGTTCGACGAGGCGCACAAGTACATTACCGAATCGGACCTGATCGGGCAGGTGGTCGAGACGATCCGAGAGATGCGGCACCAAGCCACCAGCGTTGTGATCGCGAGTCAGGACCCGCTGTCGGTGCCCCGCGCTGTGATCGAGCTCACCTCCGTTCTCATCCTCCATCGGATGACGTCACCCCAGTGGCTGAAGCACCTGAAAAGCGCGATCGTCGCGCTCGAGGGAGTTTCCGAGGGCCACTTGGCCGCGTTGGCGCCCGGCGAGGCATTGATTTGGGCGCAGAGAGCGACGGACAAGCGCTTTTCGCTGCGTCCCCAAAAGCTGCACGTCCGGCCGCGGTTCACGCAACACGGCGGAGGGACCAAGACGGCCGTTGCAGGCGCAACGGTCCGGTGA
- a CDS encoding recombinase family protein, giving the protein MPESAAYLRVSSKSQDHATQRAAIERAASARGDAVITWYAEKLSGKTMARAELQRLRADARAGHLRRLYVFRLDRLTRSGIRDTFELIEELRGHGVDLVSVADGFDLNGPAAEVVLAVMAWAAKMERIAINERIAAARERVEAAGGRWGRPRRMARDEVARAAAMQADGRSVREIAMALKVPRSTVGRALASQNGGLVEQLSNSSELPSEPPSAQ; this is encoded by the coding sequence ATGCCCGAGTCCGCCGCCTACCTTCGGGTCAGCTCCAAGAGCCAGGACCACGCGACCCAGCGCGCCGCCATCGAGCGGGCCGCCTCCGCTCGGGGCGACGCCGTCATCACGTGGTACGCGGAGAAGCTGTCCGGCAAGACCATGGCCCGCGCCGAGCTCCAGCGCCTTCGCGCTGACGCGCGTGCCGGCCACCTGCGCCGGCTCTACGTGTTCCGGCTCGACCGCCTGACCCGCTCAGGGATTCGGGACACTTTTGAGCTGATCGAGGAGCTGCGGGGCCACGGCGTGGACCTCGTGAGCGTCGCCGATGGCTTCGACCTGAACGGCCCGGCCGCCGAGGTCGTGTTGGCCGTCATGGCCTGGGCGGCGAAGATGGAGCGCATCGCGATCAACGAGCGCATCGCCGCTGCGAGGGAGCGCGTGGAGGCCGCTGGCGGGCGCTGGGGCCGCCCGAGGCGCATGGCACGAGACGAGGTAGCCCGAGCTGCCGCGATGCAAGCAGACGGCCGCAGCGTCCGAGAGATCGCTATGGCGCTCAAGGTCCCACGCTCCACCGTCGGCAGGGCGTTGGCGTCCCAGAATGGTGGGCTCGTCGAGCAGCTCTCGAACTCGTCGGAGCTGCCCTCCGAGCCCCCCTCGGCCCAGTAG